The DNA sequence aAATCGTTAGAACTAATCGTCAACCAAGAATTGCGCAAATTACTTGTTTGGCTTACAGCAAATAGACTGATTGAACgtaaaagaaaacagacaGTTTGTACTTTTAAGCCCTATTCAAGAAAGATTAACTTACCAacctaaaaattaattatagtATTTGACAATGAGCAAAACAAGAATGTGGCCCTAGAGCGAAAAgagtttgtaaaatattttggaGTTTTCATTGACCGTTATTTGTCCTGTAAGCATCATGTGGATCATGTTGGATTATGTCAGTAGAGCGGTATGACTAATTGctaaattgaaatattttgtgcCGATGCATACTCTTTTAACTATTTGTCGATCTCAAATAGCACCCTGTATAACTTATGGCTTGGTAGCTTGGCGTCAGGCGTGTAAATCTTCTCTTGATAAACTCCTCAAGCTTCAAAAGCGAGCCCTTTGCTTTATCTATTCTTTTGACCGCAATGAGGATGCTATCCCTCTCTTTCCCGATGTTCCTTTACCTCTCTCTCTGATCTTGCAACTGCAGATAACTTTCCTTTCCCGCCAATTCAGGAAACCAGTATaggtattttaaaattttaaataacattATGCGTTTGTTAGTCGTTTTATAAAATGttgtgttcttttcttttttcacgaTGCATCGCGAAAcccattttcagttttatgtgcacagtttttttttatcgtgaCAGAAATTTCAGCACACATCATCTTTAATGTGTCTTCCCAATGTGTAAATACTTTATAACATGAACGCGCTATTGTGAATCAATAACTTATGATCATTGCAGGAAATGcatggttgatttttttcctgttcGGTATGCATGCCATAGTTTATGCTGAACGTTTTTACTTAACTCGTTGTTCCTTTGTCTCTCTCTCTGATTTTATGATTACAGATGCTAATTTCCCCCTGGGGATACAGGAAACaaatgcaggtatttgcaatATGTaggagaaaaaataatgagaCAAACACGACACAAATTTCGTACCCAGGGTGCTCTGGTTTTCTGGTCAGCGGGTGGGTGCTCGGAGATTCTGCGATAATGGTCGCCATTTTCCCAGAAAACGTGGGGCTACAGTCGTAATGCCCATGCTTAAAATTAGAACGGAAATAACTGATTGTCTCTTAATGGCGGGTTGGAATAGTGCGTCGAACGTGTTAGAGAAAGACTGATCTCAGTCTTGCTCACCGTAAACGCCAACCGAATTTTCTTCACAACAAATAGAGTGACTGACAGACTCGGTCTTCTATTGTTATGCAGAAGAccaatgaagaaaaaattacTTAAGTGATTCCTTAGTAATAGAAGCTGTCGGTAAGATTCTAGTCAAACTCTTTCTCGATTGTTCCTTACGTCAAGGTGACACGAAATGTACAATAAAAAAGATAGGCCACCAGACTCGTTTGGGAGACATAAATTGCTCAAATTActcatttcatcattttgactTCATCTATCAAGGACAAATTTGTTCCGTCGCCTTCCGCCATGTTTGATAGAAACAGGAAACATAGCTTTGACTGTTTTATGGCACAGGCACACGTCATTAAAAGGCACTGACGACAAATATTCCTTGGGTGCGAAATCTCGaggagacaattttgtgtccacGAGTGATGGCTacgaatatttttttccttgtaacttttttttatgacgTAATCTGTTAATAATGGTTCTACAGCAAAAGGAGGAGtgagagaaataaaaaactgaTAAGTCACCAAGCTCGTTTAGGAGAAAACAGCCATTTGTTTCTCTTCACAACAATGTCATCGGTGAAAGCTTTCCAATAAGTCTTCGTGTTTTTAGGTTCTAAACATGTGGGGATCATTCTAAATGTTTACAAATCTCGCTAAAGGATACATGCAATAATTACAATCATCAGCAAGCTCCTTGGAAAGCAAACCGAGCCCGATATAACGCCCCCGCGATTTCGCACTCACGTGAAATGACACTTTAGCATCAGCTAGGCTGTCACTCGACTCTCTTTCTCGGGAGTCTAAAAAGTTTTCCGTTCTGCTCTTTACTTCTGTGCTCCGAAAATGGCCATTGTTCTTTCTAGCGAGCTTTCCCGCACAAAAGGTCGCCATTTGGAAGCCCAACCAAATTACGCTGTGTTATGCACAGAACGGGATATTCAGTGTAATATTGGAGAATCACCTTATCCCAGAGGACATCCCAGAGTCTCTACGGGCTATCAACCACTGACCAAAAAGCCCGTGGACTCTGAATCCGAGATTAACGCGAATAACACGCTATCCCCTCTTAATTGACTATTATCgttaattgtttatttgctttgGGATCAAGTTATATCGTTGAGCTTAGTCgtttataaaaacaaaaacttggtTGCAATATTCTGTGTTTTCCAACTTTGTTTAGTCGACATAAGTTATTCAACagctattttttcatttcgtttAGAGCGACTGTTTCCGTTTCTCCCACTTTCAATGAACGATTACAAGGAATGTGAAAATAATACATACcaagtcttttgttttggctcTTCACTTGTGTTGCTCGTTttgtaaagttttttttttcatgatggATCGCGAAGCCATTTTCAGTTAAATGGAAGACAGTTTTGTGACTGACATCTCCGGCAAAGCACATCTTTTATATTAATTGTTCGTGAAGAATAAATTGTTCAAGCGCGACTTTGAGCTGCTGTTTTAAACGTTATTTCATGCTTTCACCGACCTGCGACATCGTCAAAGAATGGTGATATTATATTTGATAAATTCCTTGATCAGATGGCGTAGGTCGGCTAAAGATAGGAATAAAGTTTTAGCAGCAGCTGAGGGCTAAATTGAACTATTCATTCTTTCTGCAATCTATGAAAATGCTGCAAAAGGACAACATCAAACATCTAACTTATCATTCTCTTTTTTAATACAGGAACTTATTCTTCAGTACGTAGAGCGAGAGAAGACGAACAAGGTATTTTCCACGCATTTTTCAGACGTCAAGCAAGTCATGTTGCTTCCACAATTAatgattttttcaaaaacgtcCATGCTACgtcaaataaaacaattcgCCTGATAAAACGCTGTCTAGTGATTGGATGACTGGATGGTGATGATCTCGGAACATCCTCGTCAGAAAGGTGGCAAGTAAGGAAGTTTATAACAGAGTACATTGATTAGCTTGCCACTTTTGTGAAGTTAGATTACAGTTCACGAAAGCAATCAGGTGGACAACTCGACAATCAGTTTGATGCTATcctagtttaaaatgaatgcgaCTCAAAAAGTTGCGATTGAAGGCTAATCACATCACGTTACGACTACATCAAAGTGTGGAGTACCGATGGAATACCACTGCAAATTTCCTGCCGGATTCTATCAGATTTCATTTAAGGGTCTTGAATCgtttttttaagttgcattttaaaccagagtagtGTCAAACTATGTCATACGTAAAATTGTGGTACATTTGCTTTTTAAGTCTTTAACTAAACTAACGTTTGTCGTAAAAACGATGGCGTAAGGAATTGCATaattaatgagcaaaaacaacGATTTCTGCACGTGCTGCATGCCCCGGACGCGCAGTAAGTTCTCGTTATATATTCTGAACGACTTGAAACAACTATTTTGTCACAAATAATGCGAATTTGTATTTTGGTGAGACGTTCTCGTTGCCTTCGCCGTTGTTATTACTATAAACTCCCTAAACGTTTAAACGCTCGCCTCTTTGTTAATTTCGACCCTATATATTTCAAGATACATTACAGGATCTGTCAAAACTGCGTCACAAGTTTCCACACTTTGTTAATCGAAAAACTGACGAACTTTCCCATATTGTGAACTGTCTTGGTCCAGAAAATGAGCAGTGCCAGGTCGTGTTCATAGATGGAGCTACAGGGATTGGCAAGACAACCCTTGCAACCGAAGCTGCTAATAAGTTACGTAACGATAACAAAAATGTCGTTGTTGCCTACATCTACTGCAAGGACATCAAGTCTTTGGAATCCTTCGCAGGAACAATCATTGAGCAAATTTGCCGTTCGCCTTCTGTAGACGATCCAGCTGCTGAAATAAAGAAGCGCTTAATtgcaagcaaaaattatttttacattcTGTTTCTGGATAGCTTTGAGGTTTTCCTTGACGAGAGTAACGGACGGCAGCATCAACCTTCGACAGGAGGAGCAGCCCCATATCGTGAAGAAGTCCTATCGTTTATCGATGAAATTGCGAAATGTACGACAAACATCAAGTTTCTTGTCACTTCGTCAGAGAGAGTTGCTTTTCCGACGCTAGCGACGGAAAGGATACATTTGAATCCGTTTGATAAAGACGAATCATTTCAACTGCTGGAAAAAGTACGACGTGGTGACGAAATATCTGTTGAGCTATCCGAAGAACTTTGCAAGATTTGCAGTGGTATTCCGCTGGTACTCCACACTTTAATCTCGTCGCAAGAGGATCTGATTGGTGTCTCGGATTATTTGGAAAAAGCACCTCCGCAAGTGAGAACAGATTTTTTGCAGAGGATGAAAGCAGTGcctaaagacaaaaaaatagagGGTTGCCTAAATCTTTGCTTCCAAAGACTGACACCCCAAGTACAACTGACCTTACTACATTTGTGTCTTTACAAGGGTTTGTTTACTCCagagaaagcaacaaaaatcTTTTGCTCCTCTGAGTCAAGCGAACATAATCTCAGAGCTATCGTCTTGGAATTGGGACGGGGCAATCTCTTGCACCTACAAAAATTCCAAGATACAAACAAATATACATTTCTCACGGTCATTCGAGAACATTTCAAACTCAAGGCAAAGCAAGAATATCGCCAAGAGATCCAACATGCTCGTGGTCTGCTGATCGATTAcctcatttctttcttgaaagaGACTTTCAAGGTGTTCTTGGGCAAAAATACAGTGAAATCGGCTATCGAGGAGTTTTCAGCGGAAAAAGAGAACGTGATGCAGCTGGTTGAATGGATCAACAAGAATGAAATGGATGAGGAGCGAGTTAAGAAATGCATCGACGTCTTTAATGTAGCAGGAGAGATGCTTGCGAAGATGATGGCAAAGTTCAATTATAGATATGTTTACGAATCTTTGGCTAAGAAGTGCAGAGAAATGGGAGACCAGCGGAGACGTGCTGAATGTCTGACTTCCCTTGGGATCAAGGAAATCTTCAACTGCATATGCGTAACCGGTCTGTGCGACAAAGCCATTGAGCGAGCTCGACCCTGTTTGGATGAAGCTGATTGGATCCAGACTCACCTTCAAGTCAACGAAGGTAACAGCCGTGCCCAGTGCCTCGCTAAGCTTGGCCGCTGTGTAGTGAGAAGTGGTGACAAAGAGCGAGGGGAGGCCATGATTGAGGAGGCGATACGTATCAGAAACGCCACATTCAAAACACG is a window from the Acropora palmata chromosome 1, jaAcrPala1.3, whole genome shotgun sequence genome containing:
- the LOC141896756 gene encoding uncharacterized protein LOC141896756 isoform X2: MMAQKDELEPIPIHRRDFLSSAGRHAPQMLKNDGVEGDNLPQGVVETTPALLNVHKKDGAKEYMESKKVNEKGQVVERQLQMPPRVFELLSENAELSDSGQEQDERERMRPLSEGLEVTPKSSTDSGFDETMDLSCELSVPQHSGNDLKRSMEDCSQQKIATIVYRAGTKDGPSFDSDENINEGWLVTNPELYFPLDQDQLPESCKERLEGIFLWEADVSTLGEGLTSPYDGVIKVELNDSNYKYTPKEIKTFLKSLKWQKTTVPQCSGGLSLMDLSPLVQAVIVYMKDHYPTTPEELNFHAELKAASQWYWLKDNGNTSALKKVPADDCRLKIAVRETLKTWEKEKEDLKAKPQRTDDSDEELSDATEAIEVLKNYLGENKKDANFPLGIQETNAGTYSSVRRAREDEQDTLQDLSKLRHKFPHFVNRKTDELSHIVNCLGPENEQCQVVFIDGATGIGKTTLATEAANKLRNDNKNVVVAYIYCKDIKSLESFAGTIIEQICRSPSVDDPAAEIKKRLIASKNYFYILFLDSFEVFLDESNGRQHQPSTGGAAPYREEVLSFIDEIAKCTTNIKFLVTSSERVAFPTLATERIHLNPFDKDESFQLLEKVRRGDEISVELSEELCKICSGIPLVLHTLISSQEDLIGVSDYLEKAPPQVRTDFLQRMKAVPKDKKIEGCLNLCFQRLTPQVQLTLLHLCLYKGLFTPEKATKIFCSSESSEHNLRAIVLELGRGNLLHLQKFQDTNKYTFLTVIREHFKLKAKQEYRQEIQHARGLLIDYLISFLKETFKVFLGKNTVKSAIEEFSAEKENVMQLVEWINKNEMDEERVKKCIDVFNVAGEMLAKMMAKFNYRYVYESLAKKCREMGDQRRRAECLTSLGIKEIFNCICVTGLCDKAIERARPCLDEADWIQTHLQVNEGNSRAQCLAKLGRCVVRSGDKERGEAMIEEAIRIRNATFKTRDDHEKEGGENVCHVMLGATYNDKAVALSFENHHREAVNIRKNQVMKIYTQRLGDHPFTATILNNLSNNHRDLGEFGAAEEYAKEALRIRRELLADHRDTAKSLFDLGVALKANGKFREAKGFLEQCKTMQEKVVNDSTFEKNLEEQLRDVNRLLEMQQSEGQDQLNMIFEG
- the LOC141896756 gene encoding uncharacterized protein LOC141896756 isoform X4, with translation MFILNRISSRCSCCEMMAQKDELEPIPIHRRDFLSSAGRHAPQMLKNDGVEGDNLPQGVVETTPALLNVHKKDGAKEYMESKKVNEKGQVVERQLQMPPRVFELLSENAELSDSGQEQDERERMRPLSEGLEVTPKSSTDSGFDETMDLSCELSVPQHSGNDLKRSMEDCSQQKIATIVYRAGTKDGPSFDSDENINEGWLVTNPELYFPLDQDQLPESCKERLEGIFLWEADVSTLGEGLTSPYDGVIKVELNDSNYKYTPKEIKTFLKSLKWQKTTVPQCSGGLSLMDLSPLVQAVIVYMKDHYPTTPEELNFHAELKAASQWYWLKDNGNTSALKKVPADDCRLKIAVRETLKTWEKEKEDLKAKPQRTDDSDEELSDATEAIEVLKNYLGENKKDANFPLGIQETNAGTYSSVRRAREDEQDTLQDLSKLRHKFPHFVNRKTDELSHIVNCLGPENEQCQVVFIDGATGIGKTTLATEAANKLRNDNKNVVVAYIYCKDIKSLESFAGTIIEQICRSPSVDDPAAEIKKRLIASKNYFYILFLDSFEVFLDESNGRQHQPSTGGAAPYREEVLSFIDEIAKCTTNIKFLVTSSERVAFPTLATERIHLNPFDKDESFQLLEKVRRGDEISVELSEELCKICSGIPLVLHTLISSQEDLIGVSDYLEKAPPQVRTDFLQRMKAVPKDKKIEGCLNLCFQRLTPQVQLTLLHLCLYKGLFTPEKATKIFCSSESSEHNLRAIVLELGRGNLLHLQKFQDTNKYTFLTVIREHFKLKAKQEYRQEIQHARGLLIDYLISFLKETFKVFLGKNTVKSAIEEFSAEKENVMQLVEWINKNEMDEERVKKCIDVFNVAGEMLAKMMAKFNYRYVYESLAKKCREMGDQRRRAECLTSLGIKEIFNCICVTGLCDKAIERARPCLDEADWIQTHLQVNEGNSRAQCLAKLGRCVVRSGDKERGEAMIEEAIRIRNATFKTRDDHEKEGGENVCHVMLGATYNDKAVALSFENHHREAVNIRKNQVMKIYTQRLGDHPFTATILNNLSNNHRDLGEFGAAEEYAKEALRIRRELLADHRDTAKSLFDLGVALKANGKFREAKGFLEQCKTMQEKVVNDSTFEKKR
- the LOC141896756 gene encoding uncharacterized protein LOC141896756 isoform X3; the encoded protein is MFILNRISSRCSCCEMMAQKDELEPIPIHRRDFLSSAGRHAPQMLKNDGALLNVHKKDGAKEYMESKKVNEKGQVVERQLQMPPRVFELLSENAELSDSGQEQDERERMRPLSEGLEVTPKSSTDSGFDETMDLSCELSVPQHSGNDLKRSMEDCSQQKIATIVYRAGTKDGPSFDSDENINEGWLVTNPELYFPLDQDQLPESCKERLEGIFLWEADVSTLGEGLTSPYDGVIKVELNDSNYKYTPKEIKTFLKSLKWQKTTVPQCSGGLSLMDLSPLVQAVIVYMKDHYPTTPEELNFHAELKAASQWYWLKDNGNTSALKKVPADDCRLKIAVRETLKTWEKEKEDLKAKPQRTDDSDEELSDATEAIEVLKNYLGENKKDANFPLGIQETNAGTYSSVRRAREDEQDTLQDLSKLRHKFPHFVNRKTDELSHIVNCLGPENEQCQVVFIDGATGIGKTTLATEAANKLRNDNKNVVVAYIYCKDIKSLESFAGTIIEQICRSPSVDDPAAEIKKRLIASKNYFYILFLDSFEVFLDESNGRQHQPSTGGAAPYREEVLSFIDEIAKCTTNIKFLVTSSERVAFPTLATERIHLNPFDKDESFQLLEKVRRGDEISVELSEELCKICSGIPLVLHTLISSQEDLIGVSDYLEKAPPQVRTDFLQRMKAVPKDKKIEGCLNLCFQRLTPQVQLTLLHLCLYKGLFTPEKATKIFCSSESSEHNLRAIVLELGRGNLLHLQKFQDTNKYTFLTVIREHFKLKAKQEYRQEIQHARGLLIDYLISFLKETFKVFLGKNTVKSAIEEFSAEKENVMQLVEWINKNEMDEERVKKCIDVFNVAGEMLAKMMAKFNYRYVYESLAKKCREMGDQRRRAECLTSLGIKEIFNCICVTGLCDKAIERARPCLDEADWIQTHLQVNEGNSRAQCLAKLGRCVVRSGDKERGEAMIEEAIRIRNATFKTRDDHEKEGGENVCHVMLGATYNDKAVALSFENHHREAVNIRKNQVMKIYTQRLGDHPFTATILNNLSNNHRDLGEFGAAEEYAKEALRIRRELLADHRDTAKSLFDLGVALKANGKFREAKGFLEQCKTMQEKVVNDSTFEKNLEEQLRDVNRLLEMQQSEGQDQLNMIFEG
- the LOC141896756 gene encoding uncharacterized protein LOC141896756 isoform X1, producing MFILNRISSRCSCCEMMAQKDELEPIPIHRRDFLSSAGRHAPQMLKNDGVEGDNLPQGVVETTPALLNVHKKDGAKEYMESKKVNEKGQVVERQLQMPPRVFELLSENAELSDSGQEQDERERMRPLSEGLEVTPKSSTDSGFDETMDLSCELSVPQHSGNDLKRSMEDCSQQKIATIVYRAGTKDGPSFDSDENINEGWLVTNPELYFPLDQDQLPESCKERLEGIFLWEADVSTLGEGLTSPYDGVIKVELNDSNYKYTPKEIKTFLKSLKWQKTTVPQCSGGLSLMDLSPLVQAVIVYMKDHYPTTPEELNFHAELKAASQWYWLKDNGNTSALKKVPADDCRLKIAVRETLKTWEKEKEDLKAKPQRTDDSDEELSDATEAIEVLKNYLGENKKDANFPLGIQETNAGTYSSVRRAREDEQDTLQDLSKLRHKFPHFVNRKTDELSHIVNCLGPENEQCQVVFIDGATGIGKTTLATEAANKLRNDNKNVVVAYIYCKDIKSLESFAGTIIEQICRSPSVDDPAAEIKKRLIASKNYFYILFLDSFEVFLDESNGRQHQPSTGGAAPYREEVLSFIDEIAKCTTNIKFLVTSSERVAFPTLATERIHLNPFDKDESFQLLEKVRRGDEISVELSEELCKICSGIPLVLHTLISSQEDLIGVSDYLEKAPPQVRTDFLQRMKAVPKDKKIEGCLNLCFQRLTPQVQLTLLHLCLYKGLFTPEKATKIFCSSESSEHNLRAIVLELGRGNLLHLQKFQDTNKYTFLTVIREHFKLKAKQEYRQEIQHARGLLIDYLISFLKETFKVFLGKNTVKSAIEEFSAEKENVMQLVEWINKNEMDEERVKKCIDVFNVAGEMLAKMMAKFNYRYVYESLAKKCREMGDQRRRAECLTSLGIKEIFNCICVTGLCDKAIERARPCLDEADWIQTHLQVNEGNSRAQCLAKLGRCVVRSGDKERGEAMIEEAIRIRNATFKTRDDHEKEGGENVCHVMLGATYNDKAVALSFENHHREAVNIRKNQVMKIYTQRLGDHPFTATILNNLSNNHRDLGEFGAAEEYAKEALRIRRELLADHRDTAKSLFDLGVALKANGKFREAKGFLEQCKTMQEKVVNDSTFEKNLEEQLRDVNRLLEMQQSEGQDQLNMIFEG
- the LOC141896756 gene encoding uncharacterized protein LOC141896756 isoform X5 gives rise to the protein MLKNDGVEGDNLPQGVVETTPALLNVHKKDGAKEYMESKKVNEKGQVVERQLQMPPRVFELLSENAELSDSGQEQDERERMRPLSEGLEVTPKSSTDSGFDETMDLSCELSVPQHSGNDLKRSMEDCSQQKIATIVYRAGTKDGPSFDSDENINEGWLVTNPELYFPLDQDQLPESCKERLEGIFLWEADVSTLGEGLTSPYDGVIKVELNDSNYKYTPKEIKTFLKSLKWQKTTVPQCSGGLSLMDLSPLVQAVIVYMKDHYPTTPEELNFHAELKAASQWYWLKDNGNTSALKKVPADDCRLKIAVRETLKTWEKEKEDLKAKPQRTDDSDEELSDATEAIEVLKNYLGENKKDANFPLGIQETNAGTYSSVRRAREDEQDTLQDLSKLRHKFPHFVNRKTDELSHIVNCLGPENEQCQVVFIDGATGIGKTTLATEAANKLRNDNKNVVVAYIYCKDIKSLESFAGTIIEQICRSPSVDDPAAEIKKRLIASKNYFYILFLDSFEVFLDESNGRQHQPSTGGAAPYREEVLSFIDEIAKCTTNIKFLVTSSERVAFPTLATERIHLNPFDKDESFQLLEKVRRGDEISVELSEELCKICSGIPLVLHTLISSQEDLIGVSDYLEKAPPQVRTDFLQRMKAVPKDKKIEGCLNLCFQRLTPQVQLTLLHLCLYKGLFTPEKATKIFCSSESSEHNLRAIVLELGRGNLLHLQKFQDTNKYTFLTVIREHFKLKAKQEYRQEIQHARGLLIDYLISFLKETFKVFLGKNTVKSAIEEFSAEKENVMQLVEWINKNEMDEERVKKCIDVFNVAGEMLAKMMAKFNYRYVYESLAKKCREMGDQRRRAECLTSLGIKEIFNCICVTGLCDKAIERARPCLDEADWIQTHLQVNEGNSRAQCLAKLGRCVVRSGDKERGEAMIEEAIRIRNATFKTRDDHEKEGGENVCHVMLGATYNDKAVALSFENHHREAVNIRKNQVMKIYTQRLGDHPFTATILNNLSNNHRDLGEFGAAEEYAKEALRIRRELLADHRDTAKSLFDLGVALKANGKFREAKGFLEQCKTMQEKVVNDSTFEKNLEEQLRDVNRLLEMQQSEGQDQLNMIFEG